Proteins encoded by one window of Phenylobacterium soli:
- the prfA gene encoding peptide chain release factor 1, which yields MRLPQARLDQVLDRFREVEARMGAASDGAEIVRLSKEHAELKPVAEAVQTLERARAELPELEEMVSSGDKEMAELAEGELIVLKDRLPELERQVALLLAPKDKDENASAILEVRAGTGGDEAALFAGDLFRMYQRYAQNHGWRVEVESASEGEMGGYKEIIASITGDGVFGRLKFESGVHRVQRVPATEAQGRIHTSAATVAVLPEPEDIDIEIRDQDIRIDTYRSSGAGGQHVNKTDSAVRITHLPTGIVVTSSEKSQHQNRARAMKALQVKLYDQQREAAHTARAESRKAQVGSGDRSERIRTYNFPQGRVTDHRINLTLYNLPKIIEGEALDDVIEPLIAEDQAARLAALEEELA from the coding sequence TTGCGACTTCCCCAGGCCAGGCTCGACCAGGTTCTCGACCGCTTCCGCGAGGTCGAGGCGCGCATGGGCGCGGCCTCCGACGGCGCCGAGATCGTCCGCCTGTCCAAGGAGCACGCCGAGCTGAAGCCGGTGGCCGAGGCCGTGCAGACCCTGGAGCGCGCCCGCGCCGAGCTGCCCGAACTCGAGGAGATGGTCTCCTCCGGCGACAAGGAGATGGCCGAACTCGCCGAAGGCGAGCTGATCGTCCTGAAGGACCGGCTCCCCGAGCTCGAGCGCCAGGTCGCCCTGCTGCTCGCCCCCAAGGACAAGGACGAGAACGCCTCGGCCATCCTCGAGGTGCGCGCCGGCACCGGCGGCGACGAGGCGGCCCTGTTCGCCGGCGATCTCTTCCGCATGTACCAGCGCTACGCCCAGAACCACGGCTGGCGCGTGGAGGTGGAAAGCGCCTCCGAGGGCGAGATGGGCGGCTACAAGGAGATCATCGCCTCGATCACCGGAGACGGCGTGTTCGGCCGGCTGAAGTTCGAGAGCGGGGTCCACCGGGTCCAGCGCGTGCCCGCCACCGAGGCGCAGGGACGCATCCACACCTCGGCCGCCACGGTCGCCGTGCTGCCCGAGCCGGAGGACATCGACATCGAGATCCGCGACCAGGACATCCGGATCGACACCTACCGCTCCTCCGGCGCCGGCGGCCAGCACGTCAACAAGACCGACTCCGCGGTGCGCATCACCCACCTGCCCACCGGCATCGTGGTGACCTCCTCGGAGAAGTCGCAGCACCAGAACCGGGCCCGCGCCATGAAGGCCCTGCAGGTCAAGCTCTACGACCAGCAGCGCGAGGCCGCCCACACCGCCCGGGCCGAGAGCCGCAAGGCCCAGGTGGGCTCGGGCGACCGCTCCGAGCGCATCCGCACCTACAACTTCCCGCAGGGGCGGGTCACAGACCACCGCATCAACCTGACGCTCTACAACCTGCCCAAGATCATCGAGGGCGAGGCGCTGGACGACGTCATCGAGCCCCTGATCGCCGAGGACCAGGCCGCGCGCCTGGCCGCGCTCGAGGAAGAGCTCGCGTGA
- the ptsP gene encoding phosphoenolpyruvate--protein phosphotransferase produces the protein MAAPGVAIRGQRSLLKQIREALASGGPAQARLDMVVRIIARSMVAEVCSLYMRRAAAGDLELFATEGLDPKAVHVTRLKPGEGLVGEIMRQGRPLNLADAPEHPAFSYRPETGEDPYHAFLGVPLLRGGRAIGVLVVQNRTARVYTEDEVEDLQIVAMVLAEMVASGELISQDELKGVELAPRRPERLKGSRFADGLAYGVAVLHEPPVAPSQLLSDDVAAEEARLKTAVAGLQTQIDQMLEGQAGLIEASFEVLETYRMFAHDRGWNRSLEDAVRNGLTAEAAVERVRSEHRARLGQARDPYLRERLHDLEDLNDRLLRHLAGDGHMARELPENAVLIARNLGPADLLEYDRTKLRGLLLEEGSAASHAAIVARALDIPCVGRLPGLRDLVSEGDPVIVDAETAEAYLRPRPDVVKAIQARIDVRAQRRAEFAKLRDTPAFTRDGAKVSLLMNAGLDVDLDILGETGAEGIGLFRTEFQFMVAEEMPRLDAQATLYGRVMDAAGDMPVTFRTLDLGGDKVLPYLEAEREDNPALGWRAIRMGLDRPALLRVQIRALITAAKGRPLRIMFPLVASVEEFRTARALVDHEVAWAQRRGRPAPSRLDVGAMIEAPSVIWHLDALLPMTDFVSVGTNDLMQYLFAADRGNPRVSDRYDPLSPPALRALEQIQRACAETGTPVSVCGEMAGRPLEAFTLVALGFEALSMPPAGVGPVKRMVLSCDREAARRGVSALLKSGAGSVRNEIETLARKIYLAV, from the coding sequence ATGGCGGCGCCGGGCGTGGCAATTCGAGGTCAGCGGAGTCTGCTCAAGCAGATCCGCGAGGCGCTCGCCTCGGGCGGTCCGGCCCAGGCGCGCCTCGACATGGTCGTGCGGATCATCGCGCGCTCCATGGTGGCCGAGGTGTGCTCGCTCTACATGCGCCGCGCCGCCGCCGGCGATCTCGAGCTGTTCGCCACCGAAGGCCTCGATCCCAAGGCCGTCCACGTCACCCGCCTGAAGCCGGGCGAGGGCCTGGTGGGCGAGATCATGCGCCAGGGCCGGCCGCTGAACCTGGCCGACGCCCCTGAGCACCCAGCCTTCTCCTATCGCCCGGAAACCGGCGAAGACCCCTATCACGCCTTCCTCGGCGTGCCGCTGCTGCGCGGCGGCCGCGCCATCGGCGTGCTCGTCGTCCAGAACCGCACCGCCCGCGTCTACACCGAGGACGAGGTCGAGGACCTGCAGATCGTCGCCATGGTCCTGGCCGAGATGGTGGCCTCGGGCGAGCTGATCAGCCAGGACGAGCTCAAGGGCGTCGAGCTCGCGCCCCGCCGGCCCGAGCGGCTCAAGGGCTCGCGCTTCGCCGACGGCCTCGCTTATGGCGTCGCGGTCCTGCACGAGCCGCCGGTCGCGCCCTCGCAACTGCTCTCCGATGACGTGGCCGCCGAGGAGGCGCGCCTCAAGACCGCCGTGGCCGGCCTGCAGACCCAGATCGACCAGATGCTCGAGGGCCAGGCGGGCCTGATCGAGGCCTCCTTCGAGGTGCTCGAGACCTATCGCATGTTCGCCCACGACCGGGGCTGGAACCGCAGCCTCGAGGACGCGGTGCGCAACGGCCTGACCGCCGAGGCCGCCGTCGAGCGCGTCCGCTCCGAGCACCGCGCCCGCCTCGGCCAGGCGCGCGACCCCTACCTGCGCGAACGGCTGCACGACCTCGAGGACCTCAACGACCGGCTGCTGCGCCACCTGGCCGGCGATGGCCACATGGCCCGCGAGCTGCCCGAGAACGCGGTGCTGATCGCCCGTAACCTCGGCCCGGCCGACCTGCTGGAATACGACCGCACCAAGCTACGCGGCCTGCTGCTCGAGGAAGGCTCGGCGGCCAGCCACGCGGCGATCGTCGCCCGCGCCCTCGACATCCCCTGCGTCGGCCGCCTGCCGGGCCTGCGCGACCTCGTCTCCGAAGGCGACCCGGTGATCGTCGACGCAGAGACCGCCGAGGCCTACCTGCGCCCGCGGCCCGACGTGGTGAAGGCGATCCAGGCGCGGATCGACGTGCGCGCCCAGCGGCGGGCCGAGTTCGCCAAGCTGCGCGACACCCCGGCCTTCACGCGCGACGGGGCCAAGGTCAGCCTCCTGATGAACGCCGGCCTCGACGTCGACCTCGACATCCTGGGCGAGACCGGCGCCGAAGGCATCGGCCTCTTCCGCACCGAGTTCCAGTTCATGGTCGCCGAGGAGATGCCCCGGCTCGACGCCCAGGCCACGCTCTACGGCAGGGTGATGGACGCCGCCGGCGACATGCCGGTGACCTTCCGCACCCTGGATCTCGGCGGCGACAAGGTGCTGCCGTACCTGGAGGCCGAGCGGGAGGACAATCCGGCGCTCGGCTGGCGGGCGATCCGCATGGGCCTCGACCGCCCGGCCCTGCTGCGCGTGCAGATCCGCGCCCTGATCACCGCCGCCAAGGGCCGGCCGCTGCGCATCATGTTCCCGCTGGTCGCCAGCGTGGAGGAGTTCCGCACCGCCCGCGCCCTGGTCGACCACGAGGTCGCCTGGGCCCAGCGCCGCGGCCGCCCGGCCCCCTCGCGCCTCGACGTCGGGGCGATGATCGAGGCCCCGTCGGTGATCTGGCACCTCGACGCCCTCCTGCCGATGACCGACTTCGTCTCGGTCGGCACCAACGACCTGATGCAGTACCTGTTCGCCGCCGACCGCGGGAATCCCAGGGTCTCCGACCGCTACGACCCGCTCTCGCCACCGGCGCTGCGCGCGCTCGAGCAGATCCAGCGCGCCTGCGCCGAGACCGGCACGCCGGTCAGCGTCTGTGGCGAGATGGCCGGCCGCCCGCTGGAGGCCTTCACCCTCGTGGCCCTCGGCTTCGAGGCGCTCTCCATGCCGCCGGCCGGCGTCGGCCCGGTGAAGCGCATGGTGCTGTCCTGCGACCGCGAGGCCGCGCGCCGCGGCGTCTCGGCCCTGCTCAAGAGCGGCGCTGGCTCGGTGCGCAACGAAATCGAAACCCTCGCGCGCAAGATTTACCTGGCCGTCTGA
- a CDS encoding pyridoxamine 5'-phosphate oxidase family protein produces the protein MFHEGNRALQDAFGSRALADRLEEKLRRERFNDDDAAFVASLGFFFLATADAEGRPDCSFKGGPAGFVRVLAPDLLVFPDYDGNGMFKSLGNIAANPQVGLLFMTMSEAPRRLRVNGRAEVVADDPLIADIPGAQLLVKVTPRDIFPNCPRYIPNLEGQTASPYLPQAGTQPVEPKWKSFEIFADVVPPRRR, from the coding sequence ATGTTCCACGAGGGCAACCGGGCGCTGCAGGACGCCTTCGGCAGCCGCGCGCTCGCCGACCGGCTCGAGGAGAAGCTGCGGCGCGAGCGGTTCAACGACGACGATGCGGCCTTCGTCGCCTCGCTCGGCTTCTTCTTCCTGGCGACGGCCGACGCCGAGGGGCGGCCGGACTGCTCGTTCAAGGGCGGCCCGGCGGGGTTCGTGCGGGTGCTGGCGCCGGACCTGCTGGTGTTTCCCGACTACGACGGCAACGGCATGTTCAAGAGCCTGGGCAACATCGCCGCCAATCCGCAGGTGGGGCTGCTGTTCATGACCATGAGCGAGGCGCCGCGCCGGCTGCGGGTGAACGGGCGGGCCGAGGTGGTCGCCGACGATCCCCTGATCGCCGACATTCCCGGCGCCCAGCTCCTGGTGAAGGTGACGCCGAGGGACATCTTCCCGAACTGCCCGCGCTATATCCCGAACCTCGAAGGCCAGACGGCCTCGCCGTACCTGCCGCAGGCGGGGACCCAGCCGGTGGAGCCCAAGTGGAAGAGCTTCGAGATCTTCGCCGACGTCGTCCCGCCGCGCAGGAGGTGA
- a CDS encoding MOSC domain-containing protein, with amino-acid sequence MSGLVAGLFRHPVKGFTPEPLQAVDLAPGQGFPGDRIYAVENGPSGFDPDAPAFVPKQKFTVLAALPKVGLVRTRYHDASGEMEASAPGAAPFFGKLAEEAGRAAFAAWLTAFLGEEATGPLKVVAAPDPWRFTDHPLGQVSIINLASVADLSRRMGVELDPLRFRANLYVEGWPAWAENDWTGRRLMLGWGEAEVFKPIVRCAATEVNPATAERDAQIPKALFDAFGHMNCGIYVRMTKAGRLGLGDAVTIPQAEGAAQEALA; translated from the coding sequence GTGAGCGGCCTCGTCGCCGGCCTCTTTCGCCACCCGGTGAAGGGCTTCACGCCCGAGCCGCTGCAGGCGGTCGACCTGGCGCCCGGCCAGGGCTTCCCGGGCGACCGCATCTACGCCGTCGAGAACGGCCCCTCGGGCTTCGACCCCGACGCGCCGGCCTTCGTGCCGAAGCAGAAGTTCACCGTCCTCGCCGCCCTGCCCAAGGTCGGCCTCGTCCGCACCCGCTACCATGACGCCTCGGGCGAGATGGAGGCCAGCGCCCCCGGCGCGGCGCCCTTCTTCGGCAAGCTCGCCGAGGAGGCCGGCCGCGCCGCCTTCGCCGCCTGGCTGACTGCCTTCCTGGGCGAGGAGGCCACCGGTCCGCTGAAGGTGGTGGCCGCGCCCGATCCCTGGCGCTTCACCGACCATCCGCTCGGCCAGGTCTCGATCATCAACCTCGCCAGCGTCGCCGACCTGTCGCGCCGCATGGGCGTCGAGCTCGATCCCCTGCGCTTCCGCGCCAACCTCTATGTCGAGGGCTGGCCCGCCTGGGCGGAGAACGACTGGACCGGCCGGCGGCTGATGCTCGGCTGGGGCGAGGCCGAAGTCTTCAAGCCCATCGTCCGCTGCGCCGCCACCGAGGTGAACCCGGCCACCGCCGAGCGCGACGCCCAGATCCCCAAGGCCTTGTTCGACGCCTTCGGCCACATGAACTGCGGGATCTACGTGCGCATGACCAAGGCGGGCCGCCTCGGCCTCGGCGACGCCGTCACCATCCCGCAGGCGGAAGGCGCCGCGCAGGAGGCGTTGGCGTGA
- the ispG gene encoding flavodoxin-dependent (E)-4-hydroxy-3-methylbut-2-enyl-diphosphate synthase: MTAQDAAHHRPWRAIERRKSRKIRVGDVEVGGDAPITVQSMTNTLTADAGATIDQIRRLEEAGADIVRVSCPDEASTAAFSTIAKAAKVPLVADIHFHYRRAIEAAQAGAACLRINPGNIGSPDRVREVIQAARDHGCSIRIGVNAGSLERDLLEKYGEPCPDAMVESALSHARILQDHDFHEFKISVKASDVFMTVAAYQALAEAIDCPLHLGITEAGATRTGTVKSSIGLGNLLWAGIGDTIRVSLAADPVEEIKVGFDILKSLGLRHRGVNIIACPSCARQGFNVIATVEALEQRLAHISTPMSLSIIGCVVNGPGEALMTDVGFTGGGKGAGMVYLAGKPDHKMDNDRMVDHIVELVEAKAAELAAASSPKPLAAAE, translated from the coding sequence ATGACCGCCCAAGACGCCGCCCACCACCGCCCCTGGCGCGCCATCGAGCGCCGCAAGAGCCGCAAGATCCGCGTGGGCGACGTGGAGGTGGGCGGCGATGCGCCGATCACCGTCCAGTCGATGACCAACACGCTCACCGCCGACGCGGGGGCGACCATCGACCAGATCCGCCGGCTGGAGGAAGCCGGCGCCGACATCGTCCGCGTCTCCTGCCCGGACGAGGCCTCGACCGCGGCGTTCTCGACCATCGCCAAGGCGGCCAAGGTCCCGCTCGTCGCCGACATCCACTTCCACTACCGCCGCGCCATCGAGGCGGCCCAGGCCGGCGCGGCCTGCCTGCGCATCAACCCCGGCAACATCGGCTCGCCCGACCGCGTCCGCGAGGTGATCCAGGCCGCCCGCGACCACGGCTGCTCGATCCGCATCGGGGTCAACGCCGGCTCCCTGGAGCGCGACCTCCTCGAGAAGTACGGCGAGCCCTGTCCCGACGCCATGGTCGAGAGCGCGCTCAGCCACGCCCGCATCCTGCAGGATCACGACTTCCACGAATTCAAGATCAGCGTGAAGGCGTCCGACGTCTTCATGACGGTCGCCGCCTACCAGGCCCTGGCCGAGGCGATCGACTGCCCACTGCACCTGGGCATCACCGAAGCCGGCGCCACCCGGACCGGGACGGTGAAGTCCTCCATCGGCCTCGGCAACCTGCTCTGGGCGGGGATCGGCGACACCATCCGGGTCAGCCTCGCCGCCGACCCGGTGGAGGAGATCAAGGTCGGCTTCGACATCCTGAAGTCCCTCGGCCTGCGCCACCGCGGGGTGAACATCATCGCCTGCCCGTCCTGCGCGCGGCAGGGCTTCAACGTCATCGCCACCGTCGAGGCGCTGGAGCAGCGGCTGGCGCACATCTCCACGCCGATGAGCCTGTCGATCATCGGCTGCGTGGTGAACGGCCCGGGAGAGGCGCTGATGACCGACGTCGGCTTCACCGGCGGCGGCAAGGGCGCGGGCATGGTCTATCTGGCCGGCAAGCCGGACCACAAGATGGACAACGACCGGATGGTCGACCACATCGTCGAGCTCGTCGAGGCCAAGGCCGCCGAGCTCGCCGCCGCCAGCTCTCCCAAGCCGCTCGCCGCGGCCGAGTAG
- a CDS encoding helix-turn-helix domain-containing protein — MPLDTGGLSEVETSAADGPTLQSGADVGQALKAMREARGLTLDQLAEATRVRASYLEALEEMQLEKLPSRPFVVGYIRAYAQALGADADEAVHRFKAEEPVLDEPLPEPVGVRDERDPRLAAIVAGAVVIIGAIVAWNVVQRIMTETAPAPPTASETVAQKALANTTAGPVSLGAPLPAPVESTTPPPYVTPGLDKAVNAEGQPLVPPQAAQPAPEMNLAGTFTPKGQIYGAPAAQGAVILQALKPAFLVIKGADGSVYFARQLAEGEAYRAANLAGLTVDVSEPEAFQVFSGGQSRGVLPQPLTPVAKLVAPAPTPAPPPAAAPKPAAPATASAQPAPAAAKPQAPAAKPAPKPPQ, encoded by the coding sequence ATGCCGCTCGACACTGGCGGGCTGAGCGAGGTGGAGACCTCGGCGGCCGACGGCCCCACCCTGCAGTCCGGAGCCGATGTCGGCCAGGCGCTGAAGGCCATGCGTGAGGCGCGCGGCCTGACGCTCGACCAACTCGCCGAAGCCACCCGCGTCCGCGCCAGCTACCTCGAGGCGCTGGAGGAGATGCAGCTCGAGAAGCTGCCCTCGCGTCCCTTCGTCGTCGGCTACATCCGCGCCTACGCCCAGGCCCTGGGCGCCGACGCCGACGAGGCGGTCCATCGCTTCAAGGCCGAAGAGCCGGTGCTCGACGAGCCGCTGCCCGAGCCGGTCGGCGTGCGCGACGAACGCGATCCGCGCCTCGCCGCCATCGTCGCCGGCGCGGTGGTGATCATCGGCGCGATCGTCGCCTGGAACGTCGTCCAGCGGATCATGACCGAGACCGCGCCGGCCCCGCCGACGGCCTCCGAGACCGTGGCCCAGAAGGCGCTGGCCAACACCACCGCCGGCCCCGTCTCGCTCGGCGCGCCCCTGCCCGCGCCCGTGGAGTCGACCACCCCGCCGCCCTATGTGACGCCGGGCCTCGACAAGGCGGTCAACGCCGAGGGCCAGCCGCTAGTCCCGCCCCAGGCCGCCCAGCCGGCGCCGGAGATGAACCTCGCCGGCACCTTCACCCCGAAGGGTCAGATCTACGGCGCGCCCGCCGCCCAGGGCGCGGTGATCCTGCAGGCGCTCAAGCCGGCCTTCCTGGTCATCAAGGGCGCCGACGGCTCCGTCTATTTCGCCCGCCAGCTCGCCGAGGGCGAAGCCTACCGCGCGGCCAATCTCGCCGGCCTCACCGTCGACGTCTCAGAGCCCGAGGCCTTCCAGGTGTTCTCCGGCGGCCAGTCGCGCGGCGTCCTGCCCCAGCCGCTCACCCCGGTGGCCAAGCTGGTCGCCCCGGCTCCGACTCCGGCGCCGCCGCCGGCCGCCGCCCCGAAGCCCGCCGCACCTGCGACGGCGAGCGCCCAGCCGGCGCCGGCCGCGGCCAAGCCGCAAGCGCCCGCCGCCAAGCCGGCGCCGAAACCGCCGCAGTGA
- a CDS encoding alpha/beta hydrolase, giving the protein MRKWGLFALGWALILAGALLAHRIQTAGGVRVADVRFKGDGIEQSALLYTPPSATPAHPAPAVLVSHGYINTREMQSPFAIELARRGFVVLAIDMAGHGYSQGAVFNPRDAGGPAALAYLRSLPFVDKANVGLEGHSMGGIPIGAAAAAEPDGYRAIVFEGSTPGFLGAPSPPAFHNLEVVFGQYDEFAPLMWGAPKGSLVAATPKMAATFGVPGPVIVGHTYGATADGTARRLLNPPVTHPWEHFSRAGVAGAVDWFQMTLAGAAHPLPPGDQIWIWKEVGTGLSFVGLIVLLMGTFELLLTLPAFAALRRPMEPVAERRGGRWWLAFLLTAAVPALTYYPFMGWGQAFIPMRLFPQYVQNQLLVWALLNGLLTLLLSLVLRGGRPVFSNRWAGAVGIAAATLAVGYLSLVLVDRLWHVDFRFWVLGLKPLDGRHTAMAAPYFVLWAVYFLIALRALSANLAVKGEGFLLQVGAWKIALSLGFAVLLAYEYATLFSTGLLATPTEPLNTIVAIQFVPLLASVGAIAALTYRRTSSYVPGALICAGLLAWYVTAGTATHWYPGFKVQPPAAARSR; this is encoded by the coding sequence ATGCGGAAATGGGGGCTTTTCGCGCTCGGCTGGGCGCTGATCCTGGCGGGCGCCTTGCTGGCGCACAGGATCCAGACGGCGGGCGGCGTGCGGGTGGCGGACGTGCGCTTCAAGGGCGACGGGATCGAGCAGAGCGCGCTGCTCTACACCCCGCCGTCGGCCACTCCGGCCCATCCGGCGCCGGCCGTGCTGGTCAGCCACGGCTACATCAACACCCGCGAGATGCAGTCCCCCTTCGCCATCGAGCTGGCGCGGCGCGGCTTCGTGGTGCTGGCCATCGACATGGCCGGCCACGGCTATTCGCAAGGCGCGGTGTTCAATCCACGGGACGCGGGCGGGCCGGCGGCGCTGGCCTATCTCCGGAGCCTGCCCTTTGTGGACAAGGCGAACGTCGGGCTGGAAGGCCATTCGATGGGCGGCATCCCGATCGGGGCGGCCGCCGCGGCCGAGCCGGACGGCTACCGCGCGATCGTCTTCGAGGGCTCGACGCCCGGCTTCCTGGGCGCGCCGAGCCCGCCGGCGTTCCACAATCTCGAAGTCGTCTTCGGCCAGTACGACGAGTTCGCCCCGCTGATGTGGGGCGCGCCCAAGGGCTCGCTCGTCGCGGCGACGCCAAAGATGGCCGCGACCTTCGGCGTCCCCGGGCCGGTGATCGTCGGCCACACCTACGGCGCGACGGCCGACGGCACGGCCCGACGGCTGCTGAACCCGCCGGTGACCCATCCCTGGGAGCACTTCTCCCGCGCCGGGGTGGCGGGCGCGGTCGACTGGTTCCAGATGACCCTCGCGGGCGCGGCCCACCCGCTGCCGCCGGGCGACCAGATCTGGATCTGGAAGGAGGTCGGCACGGGCCTGTCGTTCGTCGGCCTGATCGTGCTCCTGATGGGGACCTTCGAGCTGCTGCTGACCCTGCCGGCCTTCGCGGCCCTGCGCCGACCGATGGAGCCCGTCGCCGAGCGGCGCGGCGGTCGCTGGTGGCTGGCGTTCCTGCTGACGGCGGCGGTCCCGGCCCTGACCTACTACCCCTTCATGGGCTGGGGGCAGGCCTTCATCCCCATGCGCCTCTTTCCGCAGTACGTGCAAAACCAGCTCCTGGTGTGGGCGCTGCTGAACGGGCTTCTCACGCTTCTGCTGAGCCTCGTCCTGCGCGGCGGGCGGCCGGTGTTCAGCAACCGCTGGGCGGGCGCCGTCGGGATCGCCGCGGCCACCCTGGCGGTGGGCTATCTCTCGCTCGTCCTGGTCGACCGCCTCTGGCACGTGGACTTCCGGTTCTGGGTGCTGGGCCTCAAGCCGCTGGACGGCCGGCACACGGCGATGGCGGCCCCCTATTTCGTGCTCTGGGCGGTCTATTTCCTCATCGCCCTGCGGGCGCTCTCGGCGAACCTGGCGGTGAAGGGCGAAGGCTTCCTCCTGCAGGTAGGCGCCTGGAAGATCGCGCTCAGCCTGGGGTTCGCGGTGCTGCTCGCTTACGAGTATGCGACGCTGTTCTCCACCGGGCTGCTGGCCACCCCGACCGAGCCGCTCAACACCATCGTGGCGATCCAGTTCGTGCCGCTGCTGGCGAGCGTCGGGGCGATCGCCGCACTCACCTACCGGCGCACCAGTTCTTACGTGCCCGGGGCGCTGATCTGCGCA